In Cydia amplana chromosome 13, ilCydAmpl1.1, whole genome shotgun sequence, a single genomic region encodes these proteins:
- the LOC134653555 gene encoding connectin-like — protein sequence MAVRIILALLYITSSFAAEIHPKRDHSICDVDYNNTFKIQCLCDKDQANQLIQSADCYVTTDNIYPDDPAWDQFSILKSITKLSLSNSRGKTLKYIPTKGLQKTNSLTKIDVKYNNIQKIESYAFANLTELKEIYVKDNKIEVLEVKAFAHLKKLTKIVLDKNNIAEIYRDVFVDLPNLQKLYLTTNIITTIHDRAFLNLNNLRLLEIDNNLLFSLNNETFSGLTNLEILDLSGNSLEVIGDNTFLPLKNLRSLNLEGNKIQMLDDKAFNGLGKLHSLTLANNKLTSIDSVRIFEVLKDLTSLSLRDNQLQELNAEVMAPILSNFYGANSTLDVEGNNFPCDCRLEWFTTLLNKTQNKNLEIALENLKCTPDAKVSHLYAKATDVEKSQAIEEEPNQNADYEYYDDTQLNGKLFYVDLRILMNCTNDTATAIQPMIPAKDASHENKRIATESKVNTILNNEFLDSKARKGTVTESRNKIVKPTDVSVSKPNLYTTSRLATVSAKPEKKAYDEMAADEAKPDALRDQIAEHMPGNAQQNVACAAFTVTLLVSRLLF from the exons ATGGCTGTTCGGATAATATTGGCACTTCTTTACATCACATCCAGCTTCGCAGCAGAAATACATCCTAAAAGGGACCACAGTATCTGCGATGTTGACTACAACAACACATTTAAGATACAGTGCCTCTGTGACAAGGATCAAGCAAACCAATTGATCCAAAGCGCAGATTGCTATGTAACTACTGACAACATCTATCCCGATGACCCAGCATGGGACCAGTTCTCCATTCTGAAAAGCATCACAAAACTAAGCCTATCAAATTCGAGAGGAAAAACACTCAAATATATCCCCACTAAAGGATTACAGAAAACCAATTCCCTGACGAAGATAGACGTTAAATACAACAACATACAAAAAATTGAGAGTTACGCATTTGCCAATTTGACAGAATTAAAAGAAATCTACGTAAAAGATAACAAGATTGAAGTCTTGGAGGTAAAAGCGTTTGCTCATCTCAAGAAGTTGACAAAAATTGTATTAGACAAGAATAACATTGCTGAAATCTATAGGGACGTTTTTGTCGACCTACCGAATCTCCAAAAGTTGTACTTGACGACCAATATTATTACTACTATCCACGATAGAGCATTTCTGAATTTGAACAATCTGAGACTATTGGAGATCGATAACAATTTACTGTTCAGTTTGAATAATGAAACATTTTCTGGTCTTACCAACTTAGAAATATTGGACTTAAGTGGCAATAGTTTGGAAGTCATTGGAGACAACACCTTTTTGCCTCTAAAAAATCTACGTTCCTTAAATTTAGAAGGAAACAAAATTCAAATGCTTGATGATAAAGCTTTTAATGGACTTGGAAAACTGCACTCACTGACTTTAGCTAATAATAAGTTGACTAGCATTGACAGTGTGAGAATCTTCGAAGTATTAAAAGACCTGACGTCATTGAGTCTGAGGGATAATCAGTTGCAAGAACTGAATGCTGAGGTCATGGCGCCGATTCTAAGTAACTTTTATGGCGCAAACAGCACTCTGGATGTAGAAG GAAACAACTTCCCCTGCGACTGCCGGTTGGAGTGGTTCACAACACTGCTgaacaaaacacaaaacaaaaatCTCGAAATCGCTTTAGAGAACCTCAAATGTACTCCAGATGCCAAGGTTAGCCATTTATACGCCAAAGCCACAGACGTGGAGAAAAGTCAAGCGATCGAAGAAGAACCAAATCAGAACGCCGATTATGAGTACTATGACGACACACAATTGAACGGAAAGCTTTTCTACGTCGATTTGAGGATATTAATGAACTGCACCAATGATACTGCTACTGCTATACAGCCAATGATACCAGCCAAAGATGCTAGTCATGAAAACAAACGTATCGCTACTGAATCCAAAGTAAATACGATACTCAACAATGAATTCCTCGATTCTAAAGCAAGGAAGGGAACAGTCACTGAATCCAGGAATAAGATTGTGAAACCTACTGATGTTTCCGTTAGTAAGCCGAATCTGTATACTACTAGTCGACTGGCAACAGTATCTGCTAAGCCAGAGAAAAAGGCTTACGATGAGATGGCAGCAGACGAAGCAAAGCCTGACGCTCTAAGAGACCAAATTGCTGAACATATGCCAGGAAATGCACAGCAAAACGTCGCTTGTGCCGCATTTACTGTTACCCTTTTAGTGTCTaggttattattttaa